A section of the Corynebacterium auris genome encodes:
- a CDS encoding sensor histidine kinase, translating into MVSRRFYLGKGASRVPLQKSLVGVVLLVSVLSMTLSFTAVYFLMRGLLYQRADDALLTGMDTWVGQAPPWPNVGAPSEFTQALYLPDLDATISYSTSSAPPDYSQVEGEEPQTITSVRSGREPERYYRALAKHNGDGTVQFVAKSLDSERRLLASLAVVELSIGGIALVFAAFAGNYSVRRALAPLRDVENTALAIADGDISRRVPPWPRETEVGKLSYAVNTMVGQLQESLEKSRAKEEQMRRFVGDASHELRTPLTSIRGYAELYHSGMVTDPDMVLSKIDQESGRMKLLVEDLLALTRAEGTRLEKRRVDMLELCTSAADSARAAFPERTVTVTNDSLKVPEAEGDPDRLHQVMLNLITNAFKHAGPEAKVAITLRENLDKVFIDIADDGAGMAPEDAEHIFERFYRADTSRNRASGGGSGLGLAITKSLVEQHGGAISVSTAPGQGSTFTISLPMLHDNSPRA; encoded by the coding sequence ATGGTTTCGCGGCGCTTTTACCTGGGCAAGGGAGCAAGCCGGGTCCCCCTGCAAAAAAGCCTCGTCGGCGTAGTCCTGCTCGTGTCGGTGCTGAGCATGACGCTCAGCTTCACCGCCGTGTACTTCCTCATGCGGGGGCTGCTCTACCAGCGCGCGGACGACGCGCTGCTGACCGGCATGGACACCTGGGTTGGGCAGGCGCCGCCGTGGCCGAACGTCGGTGCGCCGAGCGAGTTCACCCAGGCGCTCTACCTGCCGGACTTAGACGCCACGATCAGCTACTCCACCAGCTCCGCCCCGCCGGACTACTCCCAGGTCGAAGGCGAGGAGCCGCAGACGATCACCTCCGTCAGGTCCGGCCGGGAGCCGGAGCGCTACTACCGCGCGCTGGCCAAGCACAACGGCGACGGCACGGTGCAGTTCGTGGCTAAGTCCCTCGACTCCGAACGCCGCCTGCTGGCCTCACTCGCCGTCGTGGAGCTGAGCATCGGCGGCATCGCGCTCGTCTTCGCCGCCTTCGCGGGCAACTACTCCGTCCGCAGGGCACTCGCGCCGCTTCGCGACGTCGAAAACACCGCCCTGGCCATCGCCGACGGCGACATCTCCCGCCGCGTTCCCCCGTGGCCGCGCGAGACGGAGGTGGGCAAGCTGTCCTACGCCGTCAACACGATGGTGGGCCAGCTGCAGGAATCCCTGGAGAAGTCCCGCGCGAAGGAGGAGCAGATGCGCCGCTTCGTCGGCGACGCCTCCCACGAGCTGCGCACCCCGCTGACCAGCATCCGCGGCTACGCCGAGCTCTATCACAGCGGCATGGTCACGGACCCCGACATGGTGCTGAGCAAGATCGACCAGGAGTCTGGGCGCATGAAGCTGCTCGTCGAGGACCTCCTTGCACTGACCCGGGCGGAGGGAACCCGGCTGGAGAAGCGCCGCGTGGACATGCTGGAACTGTGCACCTCCGCCGCCGATTCCGCGCGCGCCGCCTTCCCGGAGCGCACAGTCACGGTGACCAACGACAGCCTGAAGGTGCCCGAGGCGGAGGGCGACCCGGACCGCCTGCACCAGGTGATGCTCAACCTGATCACCAACGCCTTCAAGCATGCTGGCCCCGAGGCGAAAGTGGCCATCACGCTGCGCGAAAACCTGGACAAGGTGTTCATCGACATCGCCGACGACGGCGCCGGCATGGCGCCGGAGGACGCGGAGCACATCTTCGAGCGCTTCTACCGCGCGGACACCTCCCGCAACCGCGCCAGTGGCGGCGGCTCCGGGTTGGGGCTTGCCATTACGAAGTCGCTCGTGGAGCAGCACGGCGGCGCGATCTCCGTGAGCACCGCGCCGGGGCAGGGTTCGACGTTCACCATCTCTTTGCCGATGCTCCACGATAACTCCCCGCGGGCTTGA
- a CDS encoding HIT family protein, whose translation MSTVFTKILDGDLPGRFIYRDETVAAFLSIAPIAYGHTLVVPVEEVDKWTDLSPALWTHMNEIAKEIGQAVIEAFGSERAGYLIAGFEVPHAHIHVFPANDMSGYNLANVIPAEQTDQAKMDEAAELLREKLGTNEAGRR comes from the coding sequence ATGAGCACCGTATTCACCAAGATCCTGGACGGCGACCTGCCCGGCCGCTTCATCTACCGCGACGAGACTGTCGCCGCGTTTTTGTCCATCGCCCCCATTGCCTACGGCCATACCCTCGTCGTCCCCGTCGAGGAGGTGGACAAGTGGACCGACCTCTCCCCCGCCCTGTGGACGCACATGAACGAGATTGCCAAGGAGATCGGGCAGGCTGTCATCGAGGCCTTTGGCTCCGAGCGCGCCGGCTACCTCATCGCCGGCTTCGAGGTCCCGCACGCCCACATTCACGTCTTCCCCGCCAACGACATGTCGGGATACAACCTCGCTAACGTCATTCCCGCGGAGCAGACAGACCAGGCGAAGATGGACGAGGCCGCGGAGCTGCTGCGCGAGAAGCTGGGCACCAACGAGGCGGGGCGGCGCTAG
- a CDS encoding response regulator transcription factor, translated as MADNNQGVKVLVVDDEPNIVELLTVSLKFQGFEVESAESGQEALKLAHEFRPDAYILDVMMPGMDGFELLGKLRAEGLDGPILFLTAKDAVEDRIHGLTIGADDYVTKPFSLEEVITRLRVILRRGNITGGEDDDATLRYADLTLNDETHEVTKGGEIIDLSPTEFNLLRYLMLNSEVVLSKAKILDNVWHYDFGGDGNVVESYISYLRRKIDTGDVPLIHTVRGVGYVLRTPRQ; from the coding sequence ATGGCAGACAACAACCAGGGCGTGAAGGTCCTCGTCGTCGACGACGAGCCGAACATCGTCGAACTTCTCACTGTGTCCCTCAAGTTCCAGGGATTCGAGGTGGAAAGCGCGGAGTCCGGCCAGGAGGCGCTCAAGCTGGCGCACGAGTTTCGCCCGGACGCCTACATCCTCGACGTGATGATGCCGGGCATGGACGGCTTCGAACTGCTGGGCAAACTGCGCGCGGAAGGGTTGGACGGCCCCATCCTCTTCCTCACCGCGAAGGACGCGGTGGAAGACCGTATCCACGGCCTGACCATCGGCGCGGATGACTACGTGACCAAACCCTTCTCCCTCGAGGAAGTGATCACCCGCCTGCGCGTCATCCTGCGCCGCGGCAACATCACCGGCGGCGAGGACGACGACGCCACGCTGCGCTACGCCGACCTCACTCTCAACGACGAGACCCACGAGGTGACCAAGGGCGGCGAGATCATCGACCTGTCCCCGACGGAGTTCAACCTCCTGCGCTACCTCATGCTCAACTCCGAGGTGGTGCTGTCCAAGGCGAAGATCCTGGACAACGTGTGGCACTACGACTTCGGCGGCGACGGCAACGTGGTGGAGTCCTACATCTCCTACCTGCGCCGCAAGATCGACACCGGCGACGTGCCCCTGATCCACACGGTCCGCGGCGTGGGCTACGTGCTGCGCACCCCGCGCCAGTAA